A single region of the Anaerococcus urinomassiliensis genome encodes:
- the clpB gene encoding ATP-dependent chaperone ClpB: protein MDYKKFTQKSLEAINDANSIAIKNSNPEVNEIHLNYASIENSDSIVAQVIKTMDVDFNAYRNEIKDLVERLPQASGGSDIYPTQTFTRILLKSEDEAKDMGDSFVSLEHIFLALLNEKTKVSDINKRYGLTYKSFKNSIEKVRKGQKVTSDNPEETNNPLEKFGRDLTQEAREGKIDPVIGRDSEIRNALRILSRRKKNNPVLIGNPGVGKTAIVEGLAQRIVNNDVPEPLQGRTIFSLDMGSLVAGAKYRGQFEERLKAVIEEVQNSDGQIIMFIDEIHTLVGAGKSEGAMDASNIMKPMLARGEIKVIGATTLNEYREYIEKDGALERRFQKVMVNEPSVEDTISILRGIKDKYEIFHGIRIQDSAVIAAAQLSDRYISDRFLPDKAIDLMDEACATVRTEIDTMPTYLDEAKRKLLQLQIEITALKKEEDESSKERLNILERELADLSEKYDADFLRWKEQKSSIDDVKNIKEEIDKVKVEIDKAERNYDFEKLSELRYGTLPGLEEKLKKASDLSQNDNEDSIKEVVTDEDVADVVSNWTGIPVSKLVESEREKILSLPEKLHQRVIGQDQAVEAVSDAIIRARSGLKDASKPIGSFIFLGPTGVGKTELAKALSEAMFDDENHMLRIDMSEYMEKYSVSRLIGAAPGYVGYEEGGQLTEAVRRMPYAVILFDEIEKAHPDVFNILLQVLDDGRLTDSMGRTVDFKNTIIIMTSNIGSQYLLDGLKDDGSIDDMNQKLVEEALRTSFKPEFLNRIDDIVMFSPLTSDQVYKIIDLQVADISKRLKDLNIDLDITPAAKEYILANSYDVDYGARPVKRYLQKNVETKLGKLIIEGKVKAKDKAILDLGENNELTFKV, encoded by the coding sequence ATGGATTATAAAAAATTTACACAAAAGTCATTAGAAGCAATAAATGATGCAAATAGCATAGCAATTAAAAACTCCAATCCAGAAGTTAATGAAATTCACTTAAACTATGCTAGTATTGAAAACTCAGATTCTATAGTAGCTCAAGTGATTAAAACTATGGATGTCGATTTCAATGCTTATAGAAACGAAATAAAGGATTTAGTAGAAAGACTTCCACAAGCAAGTGGAGGCTCTGATATATATCCAACACAAACATTTACTAGGATACTCCTTAAGAGTGAAGATGAAGCCAAGGATATGGGAGATAGTTTTGTTTCCCTTGAGCATATATTTTTGGCTTTATTGAATGAAAAAACTAAAGTTAGCGATATTAATAAGAGATATGGTTTGACCTACAAGTCTTTTAAGAATTCTATTGAAAAGGTCAGAAAAGGTCAAAAAGTTACTAGCGACAATCCAGAAGAAACTAATAATCCATTGGAAAAATTTGGTCGTGATCTTACTCAGGAGGCTAGAGAGGGTAAAATAGATCCAGTTATAGGTCGTGATAGTGAGATAAGAAATGCTCTTAGAATTTTATCAAGACGTAAGAAAAACAATCCAGTATTGATTGGTAATCCAGGTGTTGGTAAAACGGCCATAGTAGAGGGATTAGCACAAAGGATTGTAAATAACGACGTTCCAGAGCCACTTCAAGGTAGAACTATATTTTCTCTTGACATGGGTTCTCTTGTAGCAGGTGCAAAATATCGTGGTCAATTTGAAGAAAGACTAAAGGCAGTAATTGAAGAAGTACAAAATTCTGATGGTCAAATAATAATGTTTATAGATGAAATCCACACTCTAGTTGGTGCTGGAAAATCAGAAGGCGCTATGGATGCATCAAATATTATGAAACCAATGTTAGCACGTGGTGAGATAAAGGTGATCGGTGCAACTACCTTAAACGAATACCGTGAATATATTGAAAAAGATGGTGCGCTTGAAAGACGTTTCCAAAAAGTAATGGTCAATGAACCGAGCGTTGAAGATACTATTAGTATCCTAAGAGGTATCAAGGATAAGTACGAAATATTTCACGGCATTAGAATACAAGATAGTGCTGTAATAGCTGCAGCTCAATTATCTGATAGGTACATTAGCGATAGATTTCTTCCAGATAAGGCCATAGACCTTATGGATGAGGCTTGTGCTACCGTTCGTACAGAAATAGATACAATGCCAACTTATCTTGATGAGGCAAAGAGAAAATTATTACAATTGCAAATAGAAATCACTGCTCTTAAAAAAGAAGAAGATGAATCGTCAAAAGAAAGATTAAATATTTTAGAAAGAGAATTAGCTGACCTATCAGAAAAATATGATGCGGACTTTTTAAGATGGAAAGAACAAAAATCTTCAATCGATGATGTAAAAAATATCAAAGAAGAGATAGACAAGGTAAAGGTAGAAATAGATAAGGCAGAACGTAATTATGACTTTGAAAAACTTTCTGAACTTAGATATGGAACTCTTCCAGGCCTTGAAGAAAAATTAAAGAAAGCTAGTGACTTATCACAAAATGATAATGAGGATTCTATAAAAGAAGTGGTAACTGATGAAGATGTTGCAGATGTAGTAAGCAACTGGACAGGAATACCAGTATCAAAACTTGTAGAGAGCGAAAGAGAAAAGATATTATCTTTGCCAGAGAAACTTCATCAAAGAGTAATAGGACAAGATCAAGCAGTGGAAGCTGTTTCAGATGCTATAATTCGTGCTAGAAGTGGCCTAAAGGATGCATCTAAACCAATTGGGTCTTTTATATTCTTAGGTCCAACTGGTGTTGGTAAGACAGAACTTGCAAAGGCATTATCTGAGGCTATGTTTGATGACGAGAACCATATGTTAAGAATTGATATGAGTGAATATATGGAAAAATATTCAGTGTCAAGACTTATTGGTGCAGCTCCTGGTTATGTGGGATACGAAGAAGGTGGCCAACTAACAGAGGCCGTAAGGCGTATGCCATATGCAGTTATCTTATTTGATGAGATTGAAAAAGCCCATCCAGATGTATTTAATATATTATTACAAGTCTTAGATGATGGTAGACTAACAGATAGTATGGGCAGAACAGTAGATTTTAAAAACACAATTATAATAATGACTTCAAATATAGGAAGCCAATATTTATTAGATGGTCTAAAAGATGATGGTAGTATTGATGATATGAATCAAAAATTAGTAGAAGAAGCTCTAAGAACTTCTTTTAAACCAGAATTCTTAAACCGTATTGATGATATAGTTATGTTTAGTCCACTAACTAGCGATCAAGTTTATAAGATTATAGACTTACAAGTGGCTGATATTAGTAAACGATTAAAAGACTTAAATATAGACTTGGATATCACTCCAGCAGCCAAAGAATATATTCTTGCTAATTCTTACGATGTAGACTATGGTGCTAGACCGGTAAAAAGATACTTACAAAAAAATGTTGAAACAAAACTAGGTAAGCTCATTATTGAAGGAAAAGTAAAAGCAAAAGACAAGGCAATTCTAGACCTTGGTGAAAATAATGAATTAACATTCAAAGTTTGA